The following coding sequences lie in one Halomonas sp. 'Soap Lake #6' genomic window:
- the fliE gene encoding flagellar hook-basal body complex protein FliE, with translation MSSPPIQSALQQMQSLATQAAAPMKGEHVSTVVGQGGFGSELQASIQRINRLQQSANAKAMAFQAGEPNVELNDVMVDMQKASVAFQMGLQVRNRLVSAYRDVMNMQV, from the coding sequence ATGAGTTCACCTCCTATTCAGTCCGCACTGCAGCAGATGCAAAGCTTGGCAACCCAGGCGGCTGCGCCGATGAAAGGCGAGCATGTCTCTACCGTGGTCGGCCAGGGTGGCTTCGGTAGTGAGTTGCAGGCTTCTATTCAGCGTATTAACCGCCTCCAGCAGAGCGCCAACGCTAAAGCTATGGCGTTTCAGGCGGGAGAGCCGAATGTCGAGCTAAACGATGTGATGGTTGATATGCAAAAAGCTAGCGTTGCATTTCAAATGGGGCTGCAAGTACGCAACCGGTTAGTTTCTGCATACCGAGATGTTATGAATATGCAGGTTTAG
- a CDS encoding flagellar protein FlaG, whose amino-acid sequence MGPLPIDSTSATPPASTSLSPRQEIEKKLQSLAAQANETPSGNTITQEELIEPLQRINEVMRPRGLEFDISEGSSRIITRVVDRDTGDVIRQIPAEEVLLLAEQLEEMQGRLISVEA is encoded by the coding sequence ATGGGCCCACTACCAATAGACAGCACATCCGCTACGCCACCAGCGTCAACATCACTTTCGCCACGCCAGGAGATTGAGAAAAAACTCCAATCACTAGCAGCGCAAGCAAATGAAACACCTTCAGGTAATACCATTACGCAAGAAGAACTCATCGAGCCACTGCAGCGCATCAATGAAGTTATGCGCCCGCGCGGCCTTGAGTTTGACATTAGCGAAGGGTCTTCACGCATTATTACGCGAGTAGTGGATAGAGACACAGGGGATGTTATTCGCCAAATCCCTGCTGAAGAAGTACTGCTGCTCGCCGAACAGCTAGAGGAAATGCAGGGCCGCCTTATCTCTGTGGAGGCATAA